The segment CGAGTACAGAAAATATAGCAAGTTATGTAAATAATATACCTACCACTGAATCAGGTACACATGAAACAGGATTTAAAACAGGTATGACTAGAGCATTTAAAGAATGGGCTAAAAAATTAAACATTGTAAAAGAAAAAGATAGAGGATTTGAGGGAGATGACTTAAGAGAAGGAATGACAGCTATCTTAAGAGTTAAAATAAGTAATCCTATATTTGAAGGACAAACTAAGACAAAGCTAGGTAATAATGAAGCATATACCGTTATGAATGAACTTGCCTATATTAAAATAGGAGAGTGGATTGAAGATAATAAAGAAATAGCTATTCAAATAATTAATAATGCAGTATCTGCAGCAGCTAGAAGAGATAAAATAAAGAAAATAAATGATGCTGAAAAAAAGAAAATTGGAAAAGGTGCGGCTCCTCTTGCAGGAAAAGTATCTATATGTACATTGAAAAAATCTGATGTATGTGAATTTATTGTAGTTGAGGGAGACTCAGCTGGTGGAAGTGCAAAACAAGCAAGGGATAGAAGATTTCAAACTATAATGCCTTCTAAAGGAAAGATAATGAATACAGAAAAGCAAAGACTTGAGAATGTTTTAGCAAGCGAAGAACTTAAATTATTTAATACAGCAATAGGAACAGGTGTTTTAGAAAATTACAATGAAGAAGATTTAAAATATAACAAAATAATTATTTTAAGTGATGCAGATGTTGATGGATATCATATAAGAACATTATGGATAACTTATATTTATAGATACATGAAATCTTTGATTACTAATGGACATTTATATATAGCACTTCCTCCATTATATAAAGTATATAAAAACGCCAAAAATGGAGAAGTAAAAAGATATGCATATAGTGATGATGAATTAGAATTAGCAAAAAAAGAAATTGGAAAGGGAGCATTAATACAAAGATATAAAGGACTTGGAGAAATGAATCCAGACCAGCTATGGGATACCACTTTAAATCCTGAAACTAGAACTCTTCAACAAATAACCATTGAAGATGCTGCTAAAGCTGAAAAAATGATTTCACTTTTAATGGGAGATGTAGTAGAGCCTAGAAGAAACTATATGTATAAATACGCGGAATTTTAATCAGTTTTTAAACATAGTAGACTGTAGAAAGGATTGAAATTAGTATGTCTAGAAAAAATATAAATATTCCAAAAGATAACAATATAATAAAAACTTCTATATCAGAAGTTATGCCTGAAAACTATCTTCCTTATGCTGTAGAGGTTGCAAAAGAAAGAGCGCTTCCAGATGTAAGAGATGGATTAAAACCGGTACATAGAAGAATATTATATGGAGCATATAAATTAAAAGCAACACCAGATAAGCCATATTATAAATCGGCGAGAATTGTTGGAGATATTTTAGGGAAATATCATCCTCATGGGGATACTTCGGTATATGATGCTATGGTAATTTTAGCTCAAGATTTTACTACAAGAATACCTCTTATAGATGGTCATGGAAATTGGGGAAGTATAGATGGAGATAATGCAGCTGCTATGCGTTATACAGAAGCTAGGCTAACAAATCCTGCTTTAGAAATGTTAAGAGATATAGATAAAGATGTAGTAGATATGGTTAGCAATTATTCGGATACAGAATTAGAACCGAAAGTTCTTTCTGCTAGATTTCCTAATCTACTTGTAAATGGTGCTTTTGGTATAGCTGTAGGACTTGCTACAAATATTCCACCACATAATCTTAGGGAAAGTATAGATGCTACTGTAGCTTACATAGATAATAATGATATTTCAACAAAAGAGCTTATGAACTACATAAAAGGTCCAGATCTTCCAACAGGTGGAATAATAATAGGAGAACAAGCTTTACTTTCTGCTTATGAAAAAGGTGAAGGAAGGGTGACGTTAAGGGCTAAGACAAGTATAGAAAAATTAGAGAATGACAGATATGGAATAATAATAAAAGAATTTCCGTATAGAAAAAATAAATCCAAGATACTACAAACAATATCTGAGATGACAGCAGATAAAAAACATAGCAAAGCATTAGAAAATATAACAGACATAAGAGATGAGTCAGATAGAAACGGTATAAGAGCAGTTATAGAATTTAAAAAGTCTGCCAATGTAGAAGTAGTTGAAAGAGTATTAAAATATTTATTCAAAAAAACAGAACTTCAATGTAATATAAGTTTTAATATGGTAGCTATAGCAGATGGCAAACCTGAAACTTTAGGGCTTAAGACTATACTTAAATATTATGTAGAGCATCAAAAAGAAGTAGTTATAAGAAGAAGTGAAAAAGAATTAGAAATATCTAAAAAAAGATTTCACATAGTGGAAGGATTTATAAAGGCTATAGACATAATGGATGAAATATTAGATACCATAAGATCATCAAAGTCAAAAAAAGATTCAGAGCAAAACTTAGTCAATAAGTTCGGATTTTCCATGGAGCAAGCACAAGCAATAGTTGAACTTATGTTATATAAATTAACAGGTCTTGAAATAAAAGTTTTTGAAAAAGAATACAAAAACTTAGAAAAAAAAATAAAGGCTTTAGAAAAAATATTGAGTAGTGAAAAAGAACTTTTTAAGGTTGTAAAAAAGGAACTTGAAGAAGTTAAAGAAAAATATGGTGATGATAGAAGAACTGAAATAGTACATGATGATGAACAGGCTAAAATTGATATAGAGGAACTTATATTAGATGAAGATATAATAATTACGTTATCGAATGAGGGCTATATAAAAAGAGTTGGAGATAAATACTATAGAAGACTAAACCCTAAGGTAGAAGATATAGAGTATAGAGAGGGAGATTTTAATACATATGTTTTAAATGGTAATACTAAAGATAATATGATGATTTTTACAGATCAAGGAAATCTATATCAAATTAGGATATCTAATATTCCAGAAATGAAATGGAAGGAAAAAGGGGAAAGATTAGATGCATTAATTAAAGCTTTAGACATAGAGAAAGAAAAAATCATAGATGTATATATAATTTCTGAATTATTATCTAGCAAAAGTTTTATGTTTTTTACAAATAGAGGGGTAATAAAAAAATCATCATTAGATAAGTTTAAAACTAATTATTCTAAATTATTAGCATTAAAATTAAAAGACAACGAAAAACTTATAGATATTAAATTAGTAAATACTGAGCATATAGATAAATATATAAGTGTAAATACTAAAAGCGGATTAACATTTACTGTAGATGTACCTAGAATTGAAGATAATGAAAGAAATATTATGGGAACACAGATATTTAATATAGCTAATAATGATGAAGTTAAATCTATTGAGTATACAGATAAATTTGATATTAATAATTTTGTTGTTAATATAAATAAAAATGGGAATATAAAAATATCAAATAGAATAAAGCATAAGAATTTTTACGGATGTTATGCAAATTCTTTAAGTAGATTAATTATTTTTGGAAATAAAGGGAATGTTTATTGTGTTCCGGCTTATATGATACAAAATATTGATTCAAAAGGAATAAAATTAAATGATCTTATAGATGACTTTAAAGAAAACGAAGAAGAAATAGTAAATATATATTCAATCTCAGAATTTAGTGATTTAACTAGTGTTTATTTCTTCACTAAAAGTGGATATGTGAAAAGAACTAGTTTAGAAGAATTTAATGGAGAAAATCCTTGTATAAAAGGATATAAGTTTAAAAAGGAAGAAGATACAATAATAAATGTTTTATTAGCTAATAATAATGATAAAAAAGATGTTATTCTTATAACTAAAAATGCAATGGGAATAAGATTTGAAGGAAATAGTATTAGCTATATGGGGAAAGTAGCATCTGGTGTTACTGGTATAAGTTTAAGAGATAATGATGAAGTGATATTTGCTCAGTTTATAGATAAAAAAGATGAAAAAGACGTTATAAGCATAGATGGACAATTTAAGAGTAATTTGAATATTGAGTGTAAAGATAGAATAGAAGCTGAAATTATTTTACAAAATATAAAAAACCAAAATAGAGCAGGAAAAGGTAAAAAATTAATAAATTTAGAATTGGATGATTATGTAAAGTCTATAAAATAAGAAACACCTCTTGGTATACTGTAATATACTAAGAGGTGTTTTAGATACTGTAGATACATATTTATACTATAATACAAAAAAGTGTGTACTTGATATTATTGATAGAATAGAATAAAATCAAAATTGTCAAATAAAGATGTTTTTACTCGAAAACATTAATACACATGGACATTTATATTTATTGAGGGAGAAACTCCGCTAGACGTATTTAAAATGCCAGTTGTGAAAAATATTATGTAGGAGGTAATATAAAATGGATTTTAATTTAACTAGAGAGCAACAATATGTAAAACAAATGGTAAAAGAATTTGTAGAAAACGAAATCACACCTATAGCTGCTGAAACAGATGCAACAGGTGTGTTCCCAATGGAAGTTTACAAAAAGCTAGGTAAATACGGTATAATTGGTTTACCTTACCCTAAAGAATACGGTGGAACAGGTGGAGATTACCTATCTTACATTTTAGCAGTAGAAGAAATTTCTAAAGCTTGTGGTACTCTTGGAATTTCCTACTCAGTTAACACTTCTTTATGTTGTGGAGCTATTTACCAAAATGGTACAGAAGAACAAAAGAAAAAATATCTTCCAGACTTATGCTCAGGAAAGAAAATTGGTTCTTTCGGATTAACTGAACCAAATGCAGGTACTGATGCATCAGGAGCTCAAACTGTAGCTGTAAGAGATGGAGATAACTATATATTAAATGGACAAAAATGCTTTATAACAAACAGCCCACTTGCTGAAACATTTGTTATATTTGCTATAACTGATAGATCTAAAGGAACTAAAGGAATATCAGCATTTATAGTTGAAAAAGATTTCCCAGGAATCTCAATTGGTAAAATTGAAGATAAAATGGGTATCAGAGGAGCACAAGTTGGAGAAATCATACTTGAAGATTGCGTAGTTCCAGCTGAAAACCTACTTGGAAAAGAAGGAAGAGGATTTGGAATAGCTATGAAGACTCTTGATGGAGGAAGAATTGGTGTTGCAGCTCAAGGTCTTGGATTAGCTGAAGGTGCATTTGATGCAGCTAGAGAATACATGAAAGAAAGAAAACAATTCGGAAAACAATTATATAAATTCCAAGGAATAGCTTGGAGAATGGCAGACATGGATTTAAGAATAGAACAATCTAGACACTTATTATATCTAGCTGCTATGGATAAGAACGATGGTAGACCATACTCAGTTTCAGCTGCAAGAGCTAAACTATCTTGTACAGATACTGCTATGTATGTTACTACTGAAGCTGTTCAATTATTCGGTGGATATGGATACATTAAAGATTACCCAGTAGAAAGAATGATGAGAGACGCTAAGATTACTCAAATCTACGAAGGAACTAACGAAGTTCAAAGAATGGTTATTTCAGGATCAATATTCAGATAATAATTAATTTAAGGAGGAATAGACAATGAAAATAGTTGTTTGCTTAAAGCAAGTTCCAGATACAAACCAAGTTAAAATAGATCCAGTTACAGGAACACTTATAAGAGAAGGAGTTCCATCAATCATAAATCCAGAAGACAAAAATGCTTTAGAAGAAGCATTAAGAATAAAAGATGAAAACGGAGCTACTGTTACAGTAATAAGCATGGGACCTCCACAAGCAGAAGCTGCTTTAAGAGAAGCTATGGCTATGGGAGCTGATGATGCTATATTAATATCTGACAGAGCATTCGCAGGAGCAGATACACTTGCAACATCTCATGCATTAGCAGGAGCATTAAAGAAATTAGATTACGATATAATTTTTGCAGGAAGACAAGCTATTGATGGAGATACTGCACAAGTTGGACCAGAAATAGCTGAACATTTACAACTTCCTCAAATCACTTATGTAGAAAAAGTAGATGTTGAAGGAGATAAATTAACAGTAAGAAGAGCTTTAGAAAACGGATATGAAGTATTAGAAGTTCAAACTCCATGCCTTCTAACTGCAATTAAAGAATTAAATGAACCAAGATACATGGATATGAGAAATGTATTTGGATTATTTGAAAGAGAAGTTAAAGTATGGTCAGCTGATGATATAGATGTTGACAAAGCTTTATTAGGATTAAAAGGATCTCCAACAAAAGTTAAAAGATCAATGACTAAAGAAGCTAAAGGACAAGGCGAAGTAGTTAATAAGCCAGTTAAAGAAGCAGCAGCTTACGCAGCTTCAAAATTAAAAGAAAAACACTACATTTAGTATATATAAGTAGGAGGGATAAGTAATGAATATAGCAGATTTCAAAGGCGTTTGGGTATTCGCAGAACAAAGAGACGGAGAATTACAAAAAGTAGCTTTAGAATTACTTGGAAAAGGTAGAGAAATTGCAGATAAACTAGGAGTAGAATTAACTGCAGTTTTACTTGGAAATAAAATCGAAAATGTTGCAAATGAATTATTAGCACATGGAGCTGATAAAGTTCTTTATGCTGAAGATGAAAGATTAGTAAACTATACAACTGGTGCTTATACAAGAGTAATCTGTGACCTTGTAAATGAAAAGAAACCAGAAATATTATTCATCGGAGCTAGCTTCATAGGAAGAGACTTAGGTCCAAGAGTAGCTGCAAGATTACACACTGGTTTAACAGCAGATTGTACATCATTAGACACTGAAGAAGGAACAGGTCATTTATTAATGACAAGACCAGCATTTGGTGGAAACTTAATGGCAACAATCATGTGTACAGAAAACAGACCACAAATGTCAACTGTAAGACCAGGAGTTTTTGATAAATTAGAAGCTGATGAATCTAGAGTAGATGCAGCTAAAATCGAAAAAGTTAATGTACAACTAGATGCTGAAGACTTAAAAGTAACAGTTAAAGAAGTTGTTAAAATAGCTAAAGAAGTTGCTGATATCGGAGAAGCTGAAGTAATCGTAGCAGGTGGTAGAGGAGTTGGAAACAAAGAAAACTTCGCAAAACTACAAGAACTTGCTGATGCTTTAAATGGTGTAGTAGCAGGATCAAGAGCAGCTACAGATAACGGTTGGATAGATCATGCGTTACAAATTGGTCAGACTGGTAAAACTGTAAGACCTAAATTATACATTGCTTGTGGTATTTCAGGAGCAATCCAACATTTAGCTGGAATGCAAGATAGTGATTACATAATCGCTATAAACAAAGATGAAGATGCTGCAATCATGAAAGTTGCTGATTTAGGATTAGTAGGAGACTTAAACAAAATAATCCCTGAATTAATAGCACAAATAAAAAGCTATAACTAATAATTAGAAATAAAAAGCTGTTGGTATATACCAACAGCTTTTTTTATATTATTAAAATATAAGTAATATATTGAGAAGAATCAGTATATAAATTATACAAGATATATAAATAAATAGTATAATACTAAAAAGTGCCTACTTGATGTAAACTATACGATGACATAAAATTAGAAACAAAGGTAAGTTTTAAGTAACTTTTAGTTAAGTTTTAAGTAAGTTAAAATAAATACAAGTAAGTTTTTAGTAAGTTTTAGGTAAGTTTTAAGTAAATTAAATTAAAAATAAGTAAGTGAAAAATCAAGGGGGAATTGAACATGGAATTTAAGAACTTATTACTAAAAAAAGAAAATGGTATAGGATATGTAACTATCAATAGACCAAAAGCATTAAATGCTTTAAACTCTGAAACTTTACAAGAAATAGGTTTAGTTTTTGAGCAAATTGAAAATGATGATGAAATATTTGTAGTTATATTAACTGGTGCTGGAGACAAATCATTTGTAGCTGGAGCAGATATTTCAGAAATGAAAGATAAAAATGGAATGGAAGGAAGAAAATTTGGATTATTAGGAAACAATACTTTCAGAAAAGTTGAATCATTATCAAAACCAGTTATAGCTGCTATTAATGGATTTGCTTTAGGTGGCGGATGTGAAATTTCAATGGCTTGTGATATAAGAATAGCTTCAACTAAGGCTAAATTTGCTCAACCAGAAGTAGGTCTTGGAATTACTCCTGGATTTGGTGGAACTCAAAGACTTCCAAGAATAGTTGGAATGGGAATGGCTAAAGAAATGATATATACTGGAAATATAATAAATGCAGATGAAGCATTTAGAATAGGTCTTGTGAATAAAGTGGTTGAACCAGAAGAATTAATGAATGTAGCTACAAAACTTGCTCAAGACATTATGAAAAGTGCACCAATAGCTGTTAAATTAGCTAAACAAGCTATAAACAGAGGAATGCAGGTAGATATAGATACAGCTATAAACTTTGAAGCTGAATTATTTGGAGCTTGTTTTTCAACAGAAGATCAAACTGAAGGAATGAGTGCTTTCCTTGAAAAGAGAAAAGAAAAGAATTTCCAAAATAAATAATAAAATAATTAAATAAATACATGAAATATAAGATCAAGTAAAAGTTTTAACATTTGCTTGGTCTTATATTTTTTATTAAAGGTTAGTAGGGTTTATAATTTATTTTAAATAAAAATAACAATAATTAACCCTCTATTTCATATAAATGAAATAGAGGAGGAGAAACTATGAATATAAGTGCTATTATAGAAGAAAGCAGTAATCCACTGTATAAAATACCTGTATTTCTTAGTTATGCAGTACCATATAATTCTTTACAAACAAAATTTTTAGAAACAATAATAAATAAAATAAAGTGCCAATTAATTTTTCCAAGAACTCTTGGAAGATCGGATCAATACACAGAAACACCTATAATATCCATAAAAAGAATGATGTTAAGCAATTATGGATGTTTAGCTACGGCATTTAAAAGAGCATATATTCCTACGGCTATAGTTAAACCTAATTCACAGCAGGAACAAATAATAAACAATTTTTGGACTACTAGCCCTTATTTACAAATAGAAATTGCTATGAGCATTCAAAGGGGATTTCCTTTAATGATTTTAGTAGAAGATGGAGTTAATACTGATGGTGTCTTTGGTGGAGTATTGCAACAAGGAGCAACTCCATATAATATAATTAACTTTAGTCTAAGTGATTATGAATCTATAGAAAATTTTTTTGAAAGTGTATTCTGGAGAGAGACATTTTTAGATTGGGTAGGAAAAGTTAGGGGATTTTATAGTAAAGAAACTGACCCTATGATTCAATAATAAATGTATTACTTAATTTTTGCAAAATGAAAAGTTGAATTGGTAAAACTGTAAAAAATAAATATGGTATATTTATTGTCCTAATTATATAAAAAAGTTACTAAACATTTAATATATAGCGTCAAATACATCAATTAATATTTTATCTATTAATGAAGAAATTTGTAACTATTTAAATGATGTGAACTTTTAAAATTAACGAAGTTAAGTTATTATATAAAATTAATTCTTGTATGCAATTTTATTTTAGGAATAGAACGGAAAATAGATATTTTTTAATAATTAAAAAATAGTGAGAATAAGTATAATATAAATTTAATAAATATATGATTATTGTAGAAATATAGTGTCGATTTTATATTTTTTGTATAATATGAATTAAGAAGTTGAATTTATATTAGGGTGATGTATATGGTATGTAATTGTTGTTCAATAGATCAAATAATTTCCTACATTTGTGAAAATGAATATCAATATTTCTTTCAGAAAAAAAATGTTGTAGGAGTAGGTGTTGGATATAAAGTGCAGGGGGGATTTTGTACAAATAAAAAAAGTTTGATAGTATTTGTTTCTAATAAAATCTCATCAAATGAACTATCTTGTAATGATTTGATTCCACCATTATATAGAGGAATTATTACAGATGTAATGGAAAGTGGCACCATACAATTTCAAAAATTAACACAAAAATCTCGTCCAGTTGAAGGAGGATTTGCCATAGGTGTCGAGGGAACTATGGAATCTACAACAATGGGATGCTTGGTCACAGATGGAAAATACAAGTATGTTTTAACTACTAATCATGGCATAGTTAAGGATCAATTTGCAATAGGGCGTAATATATTACAACCAAGTCCTCAAAATGGGGGAAAGGTTCCGGAAGATATAATCGGAACTATTTCAAAATTCATACCTTTAAAATATAAGGGTACCTTTACAGAACCTACAAATCTTGTGGATTGTTGCATGATTATTGTACTTCAAGAAAGTTTGGTAAGTCCTAAAATTCATTTTTTAAATACGCCTCCACTTGGAGTGGCTAATCCGGAATTAAATATAGATGTTCAGAAAATTGGTAGTGCTACTGAAAAAACTATCGGAAAGATACTATCCGTAAGTGCAACTATGAAACTTGAATTTAATAAAAAAGATTATATATTTAAAAAGCAAATAGTAACAACTAAAATGACAGGAGATGGTGATTCAGGAGCTATAGTTTTAAATATGCGTAACTTTGCTGTAGGAATGGCTATAGGAGGTTCACAATCTATAACTGTAGTTAATAATATGGCGAATGTTTTAAAATCATTAAATGTTAATATTGTAACTCATTAAACATTAACCATAAAAACCCATTAGTATTTACACAAGGGTTTTTATGGTTATGCAAATATTGGTAAAAGGAGGTGAATCTTAGCTATATAAGTGTACTAATAAGAGTATTCTATAGCTAAAGATAAATAATGATAAAATATATATTAGAAAATGGTGTGCAATTATATTATGTAAAAAGACAAGGACACATATCTTCTTTTTGTATTGGATTTAATGCAGGAGCATTAGTAGAAAATAAAAGGGAAATTGGGATTGCTCATGCAGTAGAACATATGGTATTTAAAGGAACTAGAACTAGAAGTGAAGATGAAATAAATAAAATGTTGGATAAGATATTTGGATTTAATAATGCAATGACAAATTATCCATATGTAATATATTATGGCACAACTTTATCTTCAGATTTTCATAAAGGATTTCAATTGTATTCTGATATAGTAATGAACCCCTCATTTGCTAAAGATGGATTTGAAGAAGAAATTAATGTTATTTTAGAAGAACTTAAGGAATGGAAAGATGATCCTTATCAAGAATGTGAGGATGAGTTATTTTTTAATGCATTTAATAAAAGACGAATTAAAGAGTTAATAATAGGCAATAAAGAAAGCATCGAAAATATAACTTTAAATGATATAAAGCACTTTTATAATAAACACTATACTCCAGAAAATTGTGTTATAAGTGTAGTATCTTCGTTAGAATTTCATGAAGTTTTGAAAATAGTAAATGATAATTTTGGAGCATGGAAAAATCACTATAAAGTTAAGATTGAAGATATATATGATAAAAATGTACCAGGAGTCTTTTATAAAATAAGAAAGGACCTAAATGGAGCTAAGATACAATATTGTTTTCCTATACATAATTTAAGTAAGGAAGAGATAGAGGCTTTAAAAATATTTAATTTTAAATTTGGGGAAGGCACAAGTAGTATATTATTTGACGAAATAAGAACTAAAAATGGTATGGCTTATGATATAAGTAGTAGCATAAAAAGTGAAAAAGGTATTAAATTATTTGTGATTACATTAGGCACATCAGAAGATAAAGTTGATAAAGCAATGGACCTAATAAACAAGAGCATATGTAGTATAAAAAGCATAAAAGGGATGTTTAATGAAAATAATATTAAAGATATAATAAAAAGTATAAATTTAAAAAAAGAGTTAGCTTTAGAAAAATCAATTGAACTATGTAAAAAAATTACTACAAATAAGATAATGTTTAATTCTACAGATGATATTTTTAATGAGTTTATGAATGATAAGTTCATGGATGAGAAAAAAATTATTGATACTGCATGTAAGGTGCTTAAAAAGCCTAGTATACAAATTTTAAAACCTTAATAGAGGATAAAAAATAAGTACTGTATAGAAGTACTTATTTTTTTATAGTTTGATATTGATTTGTAAATGAGAATGTATTACAATTATAGTATACACACCCGCTAGGGGGGAGGGGTAAAATTATGAATGAAGAAAAGAAAAAAGCAGTTCAATATTTAAAAACTGCTAAAGGGCAAATTGATGGAATTTTAAAAATGATAGATGATAGTAGATACTGTATAGATATATCAAATCAAATTATAGCAGCAGAAGCTTTATTAAAAAAAGCTAATTCTATGATATTAAAACAACATTTAAATCATTGCGTAAAGGATGCTTTTTTACATGATAAAGGTGAAGAAAAAGTTGATGAAATAATGTCTGTACTGAGTAAATTAATGAAGTAAAATTAAGTAATAGGAGGCAAGGAAATATGGATAAGACATTAAATATCCAAGGAATGACTTGTGCAGCCTGTGCAAAAGCAGTTGAAAAAGTTTCTAAAAAAACTAATGGTGTAATTGAAGCAAATGTTAATTTCGCTTCAGAAAAATTATATATAAAGTATGACGAAAGTGTTGTATCTGAAGAAGAAATAATTAATGTAATTAAAAAAGCTGGGTATTCTGCACAGGAAGAAAAAAACACAAAAACAGTTACTATGAAAATAGATGGTATGACGTGTACAGCGTGTGCTAAGGCAGTAGAGAAAGTTACTAGGAAACTAGAGGGTGTAGAAAAGGCAGAGATTAACTTTGCAACGGAAAAACTATATTTGGAATATGAACCTTCTAAGGTAAGAATATCTTCTATAAAAAAGAAAATAGAAGATGCTGGATATATTGCAACGGAAAAAGAAGTTTCTGTTGATTTAGATAAAGAGAGAAAAGATAAAGAAATAAAAACTATGTGGAACAATTTTTTATATTCTGCGGTGTTTGCAATTCCACTTTTAATAATTTCAATGGGACATATGATTGGAATGTATTTACCTAAAACAATCGATCCTATGTTAAATCCGTTGAATTTTGCTTTAATTCAATTTATGTTAGTTGTACCATGTATTTATAATGGAAAAAAATTTTATAAGATTGGATTTAAAACATTATTTAAAGGAAGTCCCAATATGGATTCTTTAATTGCAATAGGAAGTGGTGCTGCAATAATTTATGGATTATTTGCTACCTTTAAAATAGCTAAAGGACATGCAGAGTATACTATGGATTTATATTTTGAATCTGCAGCAACAATAATAACATTAATTTCATTAGGAAAGTATTTAGAAGCTAAGTCAAAGGGAAAGACATCTGAGGCAATAAAAAAACTAATGGGATTAGCACCTAAAACAGCATTAATACTTCAAAATGGAAAAGAAGTAACTATACCAATAGAAGAAGTAGAAATTGGAGACACAATTGTAGTAAAGCCTGGTGACAAGATACCAGTGGATGGAGTTGTAATGAAAGGAAATTCGTCTATAGATGAATCTATGTTAACCGGAGAAAGTATACCAGTTGAAAAAACTATAAATGACAAAATATATGGTGCAACTATAAATAAAAATGGATATTTAAAATTTGAAGCGACAAAAGTTGGAAAAGATACAGCTTTATCACAAATAATAGATTTAGTTGAGAAAGCTCAAGGTTCAAAGGCACCTATTGCAAGACTTGCAGATATTATATCAGCATACTTTGTACCAACAGTTATAATTATTGCTATAATTTCAGCAATAAGCTGGTACATAGCAGGAAAAGGTACAATATTCTCGCTTACAATATTTATTTCAGTTTTAGTAATTGCTTGTCCTTGTGCGTTAGGACTTGCAACTCCTACAGCTATTATGGTAAGTTCGGGAAAAGGAGCTTCAAATGGGATTTTAATAAAAGGTGGAGAAGCACTAGAAACTGCACACAAAATAAATACAATAGTATTTGATAAGACAGGAACTATAACAGAAGGAAAGCCTGAAGTTACAAATGTAATTACAAGTGAGGGTTTTGAGGAAAATTATTTAATTAAAGTGGTGGCATCAGCCGAAAAAGCTTCTGAGCATCCACTAGGTGAAGCTATAGTGAAATATGCAGAGGACAAAGAAATACCATTAATAGATGTTAAATCTTTTAAATCTATAACGGGT is part of the Clostridium botulinum genome and harbors:
- a CDS encoding DNA gyrase/topoisomerase IV subunit B codes for the protein MSLVEDKNKNSYDVTDLTSLEKLEPVRVRPGMYIGSTGTKGLHHCIWEILDNSIDEIANGYGDKVTLILNKDKSVTIIDNGRGIPTGIHPIKKKSGVEMVFTELHTGGKFNNKNYKTSGGLHGVGAAVVNALSEWVEVEVHQKGHIYKQRFEYAEDKSLNKKMPGTPITPLEIIGDTNDTGTRIAFKPDKEIFSTTDFKFEVIDERLQELAFQNKGITLVIKDERKEDTIEKEYHSERGLLDFIEYLNESKTPIHKEPIVFEGEKEVNSIKVYSEVCMQFTDSSTENIASYVNNIPTTESGTHETGFKTGMTRAFKEWAKKLNIVKEKDRGFEGDDLREGMTAILRVKISNPIFEGQTKTKLGNNEAYTVMNELAYIKIGEWIEDNKEIAIQIINNAVSAAARRDKIKKINDAEKKKIGKGAAPLAGKVSICTLKKSDVCEFIVVEGDSAGGSAKQARDRRFQTIMPSKGKIMNTEKQRLENVLASEELKLFNTAIGTGVLENYNEEDLKYNKIIILSDADVDGYHIRTLWITYIYRYMKSLITNGHLYIALPPLYKVYKNAKNGEVKRYAYSDDELELAKKEIGKGALIQRYKGLGEMNPDQLWDTTLNPETRTLQQITIEDAAKAEKMISLLMGDVVEPRRNYMYKYAEF
- a CDS encoding DNA topoisomerase IV subunit A → MSRKNINIPKDNNIIKTSISEVMPENYLPYAVEVAKERALPDVRDGLKPVHRRILYGAYKLKATPDKPYYKSARIVGDILGKYHPHGDTSVYDAMVILAQDFTTRIPLIDGHGNWGSIDGDNAAAMRYTEARLTNPALEMLRDIDKDVVDMVSNYSDTELEPKVLSARFPNLLVNGAFGIAVGLATNIPPHNLRESIDATVAYIDNNDISTKELMNYIKGPDLPTGGIIIGEQALLSAYEKGEGRVTLRAKTSIEKLENDRYGIIIKEFPYRKNKSKILQTISEMTADKKHSKALENITDIRDESDRNGIRAVIEFKKSANVEVVERVLKYLFKKTELQCNISFNMVAIADGKPETLGLKTILKYYVEHQKEVVIRRSEKELEISKKRFHIVEGFIKAIDIMDEILDTIRSSKSKKDSEQNLVNKFGFSMEQAQAIVELMLYKLTGLEIKVFEKEYKNLEKKIKALEKILSSEKELFKVVKKELEEVKEKYGDDRRTEIVHDDEQAKIDIEELILDEDIIITLSNEGYIKRVGDKYYRRLNPKVEDIEYREGDFNTYVLNGNTKDNMMIFTDQGNLYQIRISNIPEMKWKEKGERLDALIKALDIEKEKIIDVYIISELLSSKSFMFFTNRGVIKKSSLDKFKTNYSKLLALKLKDNEKLIDIKLVNTEHIDKYISVNTKSGLTFTVDVPRIEDNERNIMGTQIFNIANNDEVKSIEYTDKFDINNFVVNINKNGNIKISNRIKHKNFYGCYANSLSRLIIFGNKGNVYCVPAYMIQNIDSKGIKLNDLIDDFKENEEEIVNIYSISEFSDLTSVYFFTKSGYVKRTSLEEFNGENPCIKGYKFKKEEDTIINVLLANNNDKKDVILITKNAMGIRFEGNSISYMGKVASGVTGISLRDNDEVIFAQFIDKKDEKDVISIDGQFKSNLNIECKDRIEAEIILQNIKNQNRAGKGKKLINLELDDYVKSIK
- a CDS encoding acyl-CoA dehydrogenase; translation: MDFNLTREQQYVKQMVKEFVENEITPIAAETDATGVFPMEVYKKLGKYGIIGLPYPKEYGGTGGDYLSYILAVEEISKACGTLGISYSVNTSLCCGAIYQNGTEEQKKKYLPDLCSGKKIGSFGLTEPNAGTDASGAQTVAVRDGDNYILNGQKCFITNSPLAETFVIFAITDRSKGTKGISAFIVEKDFPGISIGKIEDKMGIRGAQVGEIILEDCVVPAENLLGKEGRGFGIAMKTLDGGRIGVAAQGLGLAEGAFDAAREYMKERKQFGKQLYKFQGIAWRMADMDLRIEQSRHLLYLAAMDKNDGRPYSVSAARAKLSCTDTAMYVTTEAVQLFGGYGYIKDYPVERMMRDAKITQIYEGTNEVQRMVISGSIFR